In the Silene latifolia isolate original U9 population chromosome 1, ASM4854445v1, whole genome shotgun sequence genome, GATGGTACATCTGCCTTTTACCAGGGGTTCCAGTGATTTGATCAACGGCCAGATCATCGCTAATTTCAACTCGTAATATCTAGGATACAAACAAGTTCACAGCTCACACAgccttatgattttattgatttaTACAGAAACCCTTCCCAGAAGAGCATTTACGATTCTAAAATCAATCTACCCCATCAGTGAACAAAACAACAACATTACACAATGCAGAATGCTCCATTATCAACCAAATCAGCTGTGCAACACGGCAAAAAAACACGACACTCTAAAACAGGGATTCTCTTGCTCACTATCGAGCCAGGGGATTGATAGCAACAGAAAATTGTCCAGTGCCAAACAAAAGGATGTGTCACTTTTGGATTAAATTTTATTACCTTCTGGAAAAACGTATTAGGATGAAATAAATGAAAGCTGGGTCAAGTATAAAGAATGAATCAATGTTTTCTATAACACTTATCTGAAAAAGTATACCAGAAGAAAAAATATGTCATCGTCACGTCACAATATTTCTGTCTGTACAGTAGCCTATGACGgcgccaccaccatcaccaaaTGACATTTATCATGACTGCATCAATAAACCACCAAAAATCAAGAGACTGTAGTTGCATATCTAGGTCAGCAGCATATTTACACAAAAGGGAATCGAATTCAGCTTTCCCTAGAGATTTGCtttgcttggattgagggtaacTATTACTAGTGTAATAAAAGTCAAACAAGTGTAAAAGTGGTGGCTAGGATTACCCTAATAGTAgttaccctcaatccaagcaagcccttaaTGAAAATAATTACCGAGGATTAATTGACGGATAATCTACCATATGTCCATTTGCAGACAATAGTAGAATTAAGAGCATTCACTATTAACTTGTCTCTTACAAGTTTACATTCACAAGGTCTACAACGTCTAGAAAAAGACTCACTATATCCCGATTTGTCCAACAAATGACGAAAAGTAATTCAAGTTAAAAAAAATGGAGCATTACGGAAGATGAACTAGTTCAACTTACACAGTTTCTAGTTACACAAACAGCCTCCGACTATAACCCTTtgttaagatgaaaggattttggagggaaaggaaaTAATTACATCCGACTACCCTTATCCGACCATAGGTGGTAGCATTTAAGGTATTAGGGCAATGTTACAGTTGGTAAATTCCCCCTCCCCCTATTCGGCGCCTGTGAGGTCCAAGCCCAACTGATTAATTAGATTTCCAAACCCTTGGGAGAGGGAAGGGATAAGGGGATTCCTCCCTCCAAGTGGTAGGGCTTGAACCTGTGACAGTGACATTACGGTCACATGGCACAACCCTTGCCACTAGATCATGCTTTGCACACGTACACCAACAAACAAGTTAGACAATAAGTTAtcttaaaataaatattttaaaaatgGAGACTCAATTTTTGAAACTAAAACGAAACCGTCTTTAACTTGCCAAACTGAAAGATTCAAAAGTTAAGAATTTAAGATGCAGTTTCAAAGTGCATTTACTATATGCCCCAATCGAAATGATAGAGGCCGGCCTTTTGTATGTAGTTCCAGTAATGTTCCACAAATTAATATAGTATCCTAAAACTTTAACAAACAAATTTcccaaaaaaagaaaggaaaaaaaaaatcaggATCAAAACTTATTATCAGTAGACTGTAGACTTGTAGAGCTCCATAAGACCATAACTGATCTAACAATCTTTAAACGGAAACATcaatgaaatattttatttacaaaattgactgAGATGTTCCAAAAGGGAGGATTTTACGTTTCAACGgataaaataatactccctccattccacgATAAAATTACAAATGTATCCCTTAAACAGAAGAGAATGATAACAATGTTATGGTAATGAGGGAGTGGTTGTTATATATCAAGGGTAGTATTGAAGGTTCACTTAATTTCCTTATAAGGTTGACACACAAACAcctccattttttttttaaataatgccGGAAGTATAGCCATGAAAGCTAACTGAAGCTTGAGCAAGATTAATTAAGAAGAGAATTCATTCATTTTATGAGTCAGGTAATTCATACATACCTTTACAGAGAACTTGACTCTGTCGAGCTGATTCAGCCACCGGAGCTAATTAGTTGTTCCCCGCAATTTCCCGAGGTGGTGTCTGCAAAATTGACTCATAGGGGATACCTCCAAAACAACTTTTTATTCTTATTGTGGCCTTACCCCTAATTCAACCCCTGGCCGACAAATAATCTTATCTCAAGCAAAATTAGCTACCTGCACTAGATAGATGCTGACCATGGTGTACGTGGCACTTGGCTCACATGGGATCCATGATACCTCCACAAGTATATTATTGCCTCATACATCCCTATGTTCATGTACACTGTCGAGAAGATGCTACATGGATGAAGCTCTTGAATAAGAAATGAGATTTGCAGGAGTATGACCACGGCAACCCACCAAACCACCACCTTCTAAGGAAAGATGATATCTCCAGCATATGGGTGTTCCCTCCATTCATTGCCCTGCCATGTCAAAACGTCATGGACAACGCCTTAGTCTCAAATCAATTTGGATCTGCTTAGTGGTAAGATGAATCATTATCTGAAGGTAAAACAAATACACCCTCCGTCCCAGTTATATTGTCACAACTTCCTTTATGTTCCATCCCAAATTAGTTTATTCTTTTTTATaatatactaaaaaaaaaaatagaacttCCCATACAACCTACTTCATCCGATTGATACTCCTAGTGGGAGGGAATGGTAAGGGTCATGTCGTATCCCTACATGTAAATTTTTTCAGTCAATTGGTATTACAATATTTCATCACTATCTTAAATACGACTTTCTCAAAAAATGATAAAAGAATGGAGTGACTGagaaagggagaaggaggggaaGTAAAATAAAATGGAAAAGAAAAACAGCGACAAACGGAAAAAGAATGAGAGAGCAAAGAGGAGAAAGTAAGGGAATGAAATccaatgaaacaaaaaaaaaaaaaggaaacaccATTGTTTGAATTAATTTGCTCTCTCAAGTCTCAACTAGCCCTCCTATCATATTTCTTCAACCCCATATATCCATGTTAATTTTAATTTTCTATTTCCAATGAAGCCAAAGACTCAATATTCTTTGATTCTGAATTCCGATGGAACAAGGCAAAATGACAAAACTGGTTGCACCTAATTTGGTCATTCAATGCAATTATCgatgcaatttctaatctattaTGGCCACACTAAACAGCCTCTCAGTGTTTGTTAAGAGTACGGATACAAGGATCCTATCCTTTTGCCCCACAATTTGTAATAACATCCCCAAAGTTATTAAAATTCACCTTGTTTGGATAATGAAGCTGCAAAAGAGCTGCTGTGGCCACACCTTGCCACCTGATCTTCAACACTTACAGCGTACTGGATTCACCATCTGGCGACTAGTATCCTAAAAATCAGCCATCAACCAAAATCTCAACCGGGTGAAACATGCCTTGAGTCTTTAAGTCTGCCAGCGAGCTGATCTTCTTTGAAAGATTTATCGGCTTTTGACATTTCTCTAGTCAACAACATGCGGGTGAGCCAACTGATAGTGCATTTGTTGGACTGAATGATTCCAAAAAGCTTCACACATGGAGTAACTTGCCCATCCTTCAGCAACCTATCGATCAAAATGCTCCGTACAACTTCATCAGCATTCATATTTTTTTCAAGAACATTCATAAACAATCCAAGCGCCTCATCTCCGCGACCTGACTTGTACAAAGTACAAATTAACAAGCCATAGGTAGATAACGGGAGCTCAAGTTGACTACTTGCCAGTGATTTCAAGATTTCTAGAGCAGGTTCAACTCTTAAATTATTACAGTGACTAATCAATAATGcattataaatattaatatcAGGAGGCATTTCTTTCTCCTCCATGCTTCTAACCAATTGCTCTGCCTCAACGTATTTCCCTTCTTTGCATAGACCAGTTACTAAGGTACTATAGGTGGTGACTGTGGGTTCAACACCAATTTGTAAGAGTCTAACTAACAATTGGTCAACGGCATCAAACCACATATGCTTATCGTCAGATGGGAAACTATAGGACACCTGATTCTGGACAGCAACCTTATCGAGCAATAACTGACAATCTTTCTTCAAGCCTTTCAGTAGGATACTGAAAGTGCGGTAGTTCGGTTGGCAGCCAAATTCCAGCATCTTCTTAAGAAGCAAAAATGCATAATCTACCCTACTAACCCTAACAAACCCGTCAATGAGAGAGCTAAACGTTACGACATCAGGAGATAAACCTTTATTTTGCATTTCTTCAAATAGATGTTCTGCGGAGTCAACCTTCCCTTCTTGACATAACCCATGAATAAGTACACTGTAAGTATACACACTAGGCTGGCAATTATTCTTTTCCATCTCACACAGCACCTTAAATGCAAGGCTGGTCCTACCGTTTTTGCAAAGACCATTGATCAAAGAAGTGTATGTAATAACATTCGGCGACACTCCTCTCTCAGACATCTTATTACACAGTTTCTCAGCAACTTCGTACTTGTCTCCCTTCGATAAAGCACTTATAATGGCATTATATGCCTCCACAGTAGGAGAGCAACCACATTCCTCCATTTTATCAAGTATTTCTATCCCTTTATTAATTTCACCAGCTTTGCAATAACCGTCAATTAGAGCTGTAAAGCAAAACTGATTTGGTTGCAAACCTCTTTCGGACATCTTGAGAAAAAGAGAATAAGCTAGCTCTACCTTGTCCCCTTTGCAGAGCCCTGAAATCATTTCAGCAAAAGTATAGATGTCTGGGTCGCAACCAGTCTTGCCCATAATGTCAAATAAATTCAAAGCCATGTCAAGATTTTTCTGCCTCATATAACCATGAATGAGTATGTTATAGGTAATTACAGTAGGAGTAAAACCAGCTTTAATCATATTATCGAAAAGTAACATGGCATCCTCCAACAAACCTTTTGAGCACAGACCTTGTATCATCTCATTATAAGTACGAGCATTTCGAGGATAGTCATGAGCCTCCATCCAGTCAAACATATTTAAAGCCTGTTCAAACCTTCCACTCTCAAATAGCTCATGAATCAATGCATTAAATGTGACGGCATTTGGTACTAGACGGTCTTTGACCAGTCTGTTGTAGAACCCAATGGCAACCTTGAGGATACCAGCACAGCATGAGCCACTAATAAGGGCAGTATACGTATGTACATTAGGATGACAACCTCTTTTCCACATGGCCCCAACAAGTTTAAAAGCGTCTTCAACACGACCATCCTCGCACAACTTGACAATTGGAACGGTATATGTATAAACAGTAGGTTCAATCCCTCTGTCTAACATTTCCCTAAGCATGCCCAATGCTTCACTAGTCCTACCATCATTGCAAAGCCCATTGATCAAAGTACTATAAGTCACAGAATTCGGTTGACATTTATCTTCCACCATCCTCCTAAACAACCTAAAGGCACCCTCTATATTACGGTTCCTACAATGCCCAAGAATCAAAGAAGTATACGTAAAATCATCCGGCCTCATACCTAAGCGATAAATCTTCCCTAAACCAACCTCAGCACTCCGAAATCTCCCTTTCTTACAAAACATATTAATCATAGTATTCAACGTCAACAAATTCAACCCAACCCCACCCGACACCATCTCAAGATATACATTGCAGGCATCACCCACCATATCGAACTTTGACAGCGCAAGTAACAATGTATTACCACTATACAAACTAATCTTAACACCCTTCCTACCAATCTCACTTAAATAATCCAAAACCCTAGTAAGCTCATCTCTATCCCTACAAGCTTTAACAATCAAAATCTTAACATGATCGGCATCATCAAAACGAGAATCAGACACAAGCCTATTCAACATGGCAACATAACAGTTAAAATCATGTCGATACGACGGCCTCTTAGAAAGCCAATAAAAAAACTGCAAGACTAACCCAGTATCCGTATGAACATTAATTATATTTTCCACAACATTGGGCGTTAATTTGGGGCATAAACGAATCAATTCAGAGCTTGTTTTCCAATGAAAGTTGTTGCAAATAATATCACAAACCTTTGAAACAACACTAACAGTAACAGCATCATTAacattagtattagtattagtattagtattgcGATTAAAAAAGGGGTAAAGATTGGATTTTGATGAGAAATTACGGAAACGAAAAGAACCCAATACGTAAAAGAGGTTAGGAAGATGAAATAGAGATGGGGTTTTGAAAGGGTTTACCATAGCTTAGATGCGGCGTAAAAATGGTGAGAATAACCGGAGATTGTCAaccattaattaattaattaatactccgtaacaaacaaaatgtaaacaaatggtatTAAAAGGGGAATAAGATGAAAGAATTGATGAAGGGATTAGGGAAGACGTGGTGATTGGAGAACCAGGGAAGGGATGCGTAGGGAATGTGGAGAGTGAAGAAGGTGAATATGAGATTAACAGTTCGGCACCGGCTGCATCATGAGATGGGGGCGGGGAAGAGGACGTGAACCTTTCccaacttctttttctttctacTCTATGTTGGATTGTTGGGTAtgttgaaaaataaaataaaaaacaaatatAAAAGTGTATCAGATATTTTGAGTAGGTCTTCTGAGAGACACGGTCTCTTAATAAGTTTTATTGAAagaccattgtacaattttaagaaaaagtggtaccaaaaataataaaataggtacaaattatgattaatgataaactgggtacatttattatgtaaataggtacgaaaatACTATGTCAGGATCAACAATAAAaggggtacgaaatacaaataaaagggtacgaaagattggtctctcaataacttagtgagagaccgtctctcccaagttttagtgtttaataaattgatttttttttttttgttgcgaAAGAGGGGCAAAAGCCCCGATACAAAAACGCTACATAACTAGTAACTAAACGAGGTATAGCTACCCCTAAAACGTCTTCTCGAAGAATCGTACGGAGACCATCTGGAGGGTGTTCGAAATATGTAACATTAGTGCTGGCCGTGACTCCCCCATTACTCATTAGCAAGCCAGTTAGCCGCCCTATTAGCTTCGCGAAAAACATGATCCATCTTAACCGTCCAACCTTCCAGCTTGATAAGATTGATACAATGTTGAACAAGGGGACGCAAACTGTTGCTCAAGAGTTGCTCGTCTTGAACGAAGCTTACACAGGTTTTGTTGTCCATATGTACCAATAATTTCCGAACCCCCAAAGACCGAGCTTGTTCTAATCCGATTGCTAAGGCACGCATTTCCGCCCTCATAGAGTTGCATATACCACACGAAAAATTAAAAGCATTAATGAAGTTACCAGTTTCGTCACGGAGAATCCCCCCATATCCGACGGGTCCCTTTCGAAGCTCCGTCTGTGTTCAACAATACCCACCCGTGAGGAGGCGCGCTCCATCGAATAATTCTCCCCTCGTGTATGGTGCCTGGAATCGATATAAATAGGGAAAATGGGTCGAGAGCTCTCCTTGTAATGTCGAATTGCTGTCTAAGAAATCGAATAGGCTCAGACAGATTCTCGTTTGACCTTCCAAAGGTAAAATTGTTGCGCCATCGCCATATCCACCAGCAAGTTATTGCAAATTTCATAGACCAATCATGTGTAGCAAGAGGAATGCCATTACTAGCATTTTTGGATATCCAACTCTTAAAAGGAAGGGTGTAAAAGGACGGAGAAACAATACATTCACCAAGAAGCTCCCAAAGTTCTCTCGAGTAAGGACAATTGCGCAAAAGGTGGTCGATGGATTCATCTTCTTCGAGGCATCTCGGACAGGATGGGTCATCATGGAGCCCTCGTCGAACCCGGTTATAATTGGTCATAAGCCGACCATGTGCAGCTAGCCAAATAAACATACGAACTCTTTGTTGAACGGGTAACTTCCAAATAACGTGCCACGCAATTGGTTGTACTTCCGGATTAATATCAGCCGATTTAATTAGAGTTAAAGCTGATTTAATCGTAAATTTTCAATTGGAAGACGCATTCCTAAAGAGAGTCCTCCAAATACGGTTCTGGTGAGAGGTAATACGCTGCAATTTTTAGAAGATCATCACGCGATAAATAGTTGGAAAAAACTTCTCATTTCCTTCTTGTATTTTCGTTCCACATATCAGCAACCGTTGCACCTAGAATTGCGTCGGGGATAGACGTGATAACTCTATCAGAGAGACAACCCGAATCAACCCAAGAGTGGTCCCAAAACAAAGTTTTCCTCCCATTTCCGACCACCACAGTACTACCACTATTAATAATTTTCGCTTGCGAAGTAATATCGGCCCAAACATTAGACATGTTCGGTTTGGATTGGAACATGTCAACATCGCATCTTCCGTTACAATACTTGGCACGGATGACCCGAGCCCATAATGTTTGTGGTTCAGAAAGAACTCGTCAACCCAACTTAGTAAGGAATGTCGCGTTTGACTGTCGAGACGAACGAATACCTAGACCTCCCAATAACTTTGGCTGTTGTACTGTGTCCCTAGATAATAAGTGAACCTTCCTATGCTCGTCATTTCCTCCCCATAAAAATATTCTGGTTTTCCGATCAAGCGAATCACAAACTGATCGTGGTATCTTTGTTGTTTGCATACTGTAGTTAGCGATGGTAGATAACGTGGATTGTACCAAAGTACTCCGACCTGCCAGCAACAAATATTTCGTCTGCCACCCCGATAGGccatcgcacacctatgcaaagataatatttataccctaggtaacaagttaatgtagtacttaggggtcgaacccaaagaagACGGGAGTTTATAAtttagttgttatggattgaattttaccttggtggattaacgtttgCTTTGGTTGATTGGTTTGATGttaggtaaaaacaacaataaaaagaaaatgtctagggaggtcgggtcacacgtgctaattatgtaaatgcttatGTCAAGTTAgaaagttgattttacgataaatgtttaggcttaaagacacctgATAGgctttatcgcgtacctatgcaaagataatttctCTAGACACaattaaatgtagtaataggggtcgaacacaaggaaacgggaattacgtcatGAATTGCTGCgagtagatttttatcaaggtcgattacgatttggttttGATTTGCttgtttgatgattaatgaaaatgcaatgtaaataaaatatgattaaaggTAGTCTAAAGGGGTCGGGTTAcccatgcaaaggtaaacataataacatgataaacttgatagtaataatcttgtcaattgcttaggcttaaagacacccaccttacggcattagtgtcaaccatagaccgggtcctagagaaactctcgtccatgactaggtcgtcctaccacacatgcttagtctaattcaattccgtgcctctcgactttagaacgaatgaacaaacttaatcaatgactatggccgataatcaaagattaaaCATAACAAAACAAGCATGTGGTGGAAACAATTGATCATGGTTATTATGAACTTTATTTAGtcatattatatgtttgattttgcatggctcccctagcctttagactagagaatttagctactcatactaagatgtaaaatgcaaactaaattgtaaagaatattaaacatggttatatgaattatattagtTAGGTGATATAACATATGTAAAGAACAAAGCTAAAGTAAATATGAAAAACTCAATTATAATAACTATATGATAACTAAAACAATGGTGTAAATTATAAACTTGTAATAAGAGATACCTTAATAAGGAAGACTTGTATTGAAGAACGATTAACTAACAACCGAAGGATTGAATAACAAATGCTTGAAAATCTCTTGAAATACAAAGTATTGAAAGATTAACTAAGGAATGCTTAAACAACTTAAACttgaaatgaaaactaatgagagaaaacttataatgcttgaggcttattGTAGTAGACTTAGACGTAAAAATGAGATATCTAGAACTTAGGAAAACCTCtcttatttataggagaggaggatGAACGAGAGCACCCAAGgagcatgcaaccccgatcggggttgggtggccccgatcggggccgtgTGTCCCTCCGTCACTCCACTTAGTTCGTGCTTGATTGCGTGAGGGATCTCTATGCTTCTTTCGGTAGTgcttgttagaacacacttggttgatgatgccaagtttcattatgatttaattgtttgcctcttagttaAATGTTTAGCAAGTTGAAGCATCCCATGATTGTTCAAAGaagttcaagatgatcaagatgaaggacaagtcaagcatgcccatagtctagaacaaatgttgtaaacgaggtagttcaacatatttcttttacgcataagttatggcaaaaccgtgcaacagttcctgagactgttgcaccatggtttctggtactaacgaaTGGAGAATTTTCGGGAAAATTTACAAGTGTTTGAAATTCCTTAAAAAGCTTTTATATGTTCAAGAGGAACATTATttcaaaactgaagaacaaaaagaacaaaagaatatgtttgcacaataatttaaaagatgccaatcccatttgtgcaagttgcctttcatgctaaaaatgggtcttatgctttttccatttgtggcaaaattgtgagttcccatattttatgggaaacactccttCTCTTTGGAAAAACGCAGCCCCTTGAGCCTCTCAAacctgattgttcttttatattttttaaatgaaaatgcatgctactaacttgtggatattagattAAAGTAGTGTTAAGAACCTTCTTTTACACActacctttctctataaatagccacttcatttttcatttattgtaagactttgaaagagcattcattgtaaacactttgcaaatcttttcaaagattaaaagctttgttcttcaatcatttgcaaaaccgttttcttttttcaaaagtcttcaattgtttttcaaagtcAGAAAATCTCCAAGTATCGGTTAAATCACAGCATAaacgaatatgttcaatgattctcgtgtttaggtcttaattgtaatctccatgttcttaagtgaaccaccgaGATTCGACTCagaaaccgttgagatagaaccttaagtcttgaagcggagtagctttgagcaagagaaagtcttgaagcggagtagctttaagcaattgcaaccggagtaggttggcgagttgtttcattgtaatggtttagttaagtttgagtaaatttctaaacaagcaataaaataacgattggacgtaggctccggagtaggagctgaaccaatttttaaacatcgtcttgtttgtttatttactttcacgttctcttatcattcttcttttacACGTTAATCTCGCCCTCGGTCTTTGTGCAACAGATCTCTCATCTTGTTGCATAGACTCATTGCACCgttgtgaacttacaatccattaagtttctcaaactcgtatcaatagatcttacttgtgttagtcattaaccaagtaagagagaaaatttttaaaaggtacacctaattcaccccctccccctcttaggtgtttatcgttcttaactcttcaattggtatcagagcctcgtgctcttgatattggttaaaaccaaagagttgatcctatagttatggacgattcaaaacacactaagtatcccatcttcaagggtgaaaactatgcctggtggaaacatcgcatggagcactatgtcaaaagtacggactatgaatgttggttgatcattcaaaatggTCCCCTCAAGATTGAGGTGACTAATGCCGACGGCACTAAGTCTATCAAAAGTGAGGAcaagtatgttgaggccgattataaaaaggtcgagaaaaactctaaagccatgtccatccttcaatatggcatcggtgaacaagagaTCAACCGGATATCCGGTTGTGACTCGGCAAAagaaatttgggacaccctaaatcttgcctatgagggaacgtcacaagtcaaaaagtaccgtgttgatcttctcatgcaacaatacgagatgttcaacatgggaaaagatgagtcaattaatagtttgtcttctcgtttctctagtattgttaatgaccttaagagtctaggtagaaactttgaatccgaggatgtagtccgtaaaatccttcgtagcctatctgaaaaatggcaaccgaaggttacggctattgaggaagctaaagacctttctttgctatcccttgatgaacttatgggctcactcatggctcatgagttaactctcatgaagcgatccggtgaaagctctaaagggaaaggacttgctctttatgctctctcaagtgatgaggaggatgaagatgacgagtttgcaatgttcactaaaaacattgttggcatgataaatggtcgaaactcaCAAAGGCCTAATAACAATACTAGCAAACGACGCTTTCCCAAGAGGAAGTCTACatccactgttggttgcttcaaatgtggtgacaaaggtcaccaaatcaaagaatgcccaaagtggaatgaCATTAAGTCTAAGGAGAAGCGTGAGTTTGCTAAAAGAGAATACAAAAGCAAAGTAATGACTGCCATTTGGGGAATGTCTGATTCTGACGAGGACaatgtccttgaggaagaattggaCGCCAAACTTAGTATCTCTTCCCAGTCAAGCAATGATGTTCCAAAGTCaacaaagaaagaaaatgttaaatgtcttatggctcactccgtggactcagactcagattctgaCATTAAGGTAAATAAgatcaagaaaaaggttcgatctttctctaaagacaagaTCTGTCATCTTCTAGACCAATTCATTGATAAGTGTCGTATTCAAAGCAATAAATTAGAGgctatgcaaactgaaattgaGGACATAGTCAAGAAAATGTTGGTttaaaagaatgtctaaatgaggtAGATCAACCTAGTTCATCATCGAGTCTTGAAAAGGAGATTAAAAAGCTCCGAAAACAGAATCTGTTTCTTGCTAAAAGAATTGATGAAATGCATGCAACAGATCAGTGCAATGTTGCATCTGTGTCCAACAAAGGAGAAGAGTCCCCTGACAAAGTCGTGTCCTCACTAAccaaagaacgtgaccaacttttgattgatcttgcaaaatgtcaaaatgaaaaagaagatcTTGTCAAAATTTCTGAAATGCTTAATGATGAGTCAAGTCATGCTAAAAGTGCTTTAGATCGAGTGCAAAATACAAATGATGATCTTCTTGTTCAAATTGAAACTCGAAAAAGGTGAACAAATCCATGCAAATGATGATGCAACTGTTTGCATCCGAGTCTATGAAGGAAATTGAGACTCTCACAAAACATGTGTCTTCACTAACTAAAGAACGTGACTCTCTGTTAGCTGACCTCACCTTGTGCAAAAGAGATAACAAACAACTTGAGCAAATTGGCTTATTGCTTAGTGATGAAGTGAGACATGCTAAACATGCGTTCGACAAAGTAGGTCaactaaatcttaatcatcttgctaaaattgacaAACTAACCAAaaagctagatgaggctaagatgttctatttgaaatgggaaggaagtcgaATGTCTTGGAGTTTCTTTTAAAACAATCTCGAATATGAAAACCGTGCAAAAATGCTTGGACtaggttt is a window encoding:
- the LOC141596425 gene encoding uncharacterized protein LOC141596425, whose translation is MVNPFKTPSLFHLPNLFYVLGSFRFRNFSSKSNLYPFFNRNTNTNTNTNVNDAVTVSVVSKVCDIICNNFHWKTSSELIRLCPKLTPNVVENIINVHTDTGLVLQFFYWLSKRPSYRHDFNCYVAMLNRLVSDSRFDDADHVKILIVKACRDRDELTRVLDYLSEIGRKGVKISLYSGNTLLLALSKFDMVGDACNVYLEMVSGGVGLNLLTLNTMINMFCKKGRFRSAEVGLGKIYRLGMRPDDFTYTSLILGHCRNRNIEGAFRLFRRMVEDKCQPNSVTYSTLINGLCNDGRTSEALGMLREMLDRGIEPTVYTYTVPIVKLCEDGRVEDAFKLVGAMWKRGCHPNVHTYTALISGSCCAGILKVAIGFYNRLVKDRLVPNAVTFNALIHELFESGRFEQALNMFDWMEAHDYPRNARTYNEMIQGLCSKGLLEDAMLLFDNMIKAGFTPTVITYNILIHGYMRQKNLDMALNLFDIMGKTGCDPDIYTFAEMISGLCKGDKVELAYSLFLKMSERGLQPNQFCFTALIDGYCKAGEINKGIEILDKMEECGCSPTVEAYNAIISALSKGDKYEVAEKLCNKMSERGVSPNVITYTSLINGLCKNGRTSLAFKVLCEMEKNNCQPSVYTYSVLIHGLCQEGKVDSAEHLFEEMQNKGLSPDVVTFSSLIDGFVRVSRVDYAFLLLKKMLEFGCQPNYRTFSILLKGLKKDCQLLLDKVAVQNQVSYSFPSDDKHMWFDAVDQLLVRLLQIGVEPTVTTYSTLVTGLCKEGKYVEAEQLVRSMEEKEMPPDINIYNALLISHCNNLRVEPALEILKSLASSQLELPLSTYGLLICTLYKSGRGDEALGLFMNVLEKNMNADEVVRSILIDRLLKDGQVTPCVKLFGIIQSNKCTISWLTRMLLTREMSKADKSFKEDQLAGRLKDSRHVSPGGKVWPQQLFCSFIIQTRAMNGGNTHMLEISSFLRRWWFGGLPWSYSCKSHFLFKSFIHVASSRQCT